In Chromatiaceae bacterium, a single genomic region encodes these proteins:
- a CDS encoding TusE/DsrC/DsvC family sulfur relay protein encodes MASTIGIRPADPLPSFPFAPEGWQPSDVARLAAQQGLVLREEHFEVVRALQAYVSTHDQPRFSARELRDALDLRFHSRGGIGFLYRLFPGGPVAQGCQFAGLPVPTGAIDRSFGSVQ; translated from the coding sequence ATGGCCAGTACAATCGGGATCAGACCGGCCGACCCGTTGCCGAGTTTCCCGTTCGCGCCCGAAGGCTGGCAGCCCAGCGACGTGGCGAGGCTGGCCGCGCAGCAGGGCCTGGTGTTGCGCGAAGAGCATTTCGAAGTCGTGCGTGCCCTGCAGGCGTACGTTTCGACGCACGATCAGCCCCGTTTCAGTGCCCGCGAACTGCGGGATGCGCTCGACCTGCGGTTTCACTCGCGCGGTGGCATCGGGTTTCTTTATCGACTGTTCCCGGGTGGGCCGGTGGCACAGGGCTGCCAGTTTGCCGGCCTGCCGGTACCGACCGGGGCGATCGATCGTTCGTTTGGCTCCGTCCAGTGA
- a CDS encoding EAL domain-containing protein produces the protein MQKPWRFPLAPLKAVIPILALIGAALLMSGLSERRLQDEARRNLVSLLDVIASGIETESRRAIVDADFAAAQPALVVALQALLNEPRRPEALLAADSQTAIRHILTPLLAHELYPGFLIIAPDDIVVAADRNELVGEPSPLVRQRRVLESARAGDSRVSLPQPAQVPLNHSSGRGQARPPTAFAVAPVRDPAGAVIAVIALRLDLENSLFRTLNAGTAGDSGESYVFDRNGLLLSESRFTTGLWESGRLPRGEESFANLTLNDPTTGNLTRMAAAAIAGEQGIDIDGYPDYRGTRVIGAWRWLPDNDLGVAVEIDAAEVFGGTRLLQGTLFAITMLAGSLILFVSGLTSSQNRRLEHMVAERTAEMDRGHAKLRALFSHAPDGLISADSSGVITAFSVRAAAMFGYSESQAIGKPIQALFTADLPQLHGSDRTVRLEIEGRRKDGATVPLDLSLNWINSDGHAMYLAIVRDLSETKRLQGIMHEEIRRREEADERQRLLLESAGEGIFWLDTDRRISFINPAGEALLGYQPGELLGRRLTDPEGDHLPICAADCPLATNDIETRHSGEATAQRGDGLLLEMEFTRTPLQTEGESRGSVVIFSDISVRKRAEQSMLLAENVFQHINEGVVVADERGRILRANRAQCAMVGYSENELIGHRRPPYHSGEHPPAFYEQLWNGLLKKGVWEGEIWNRRKDGELFPTWQTIIAIRNGGQLPEQFVSVTRDITEQRRSEQRIHRLAYFDNLTGLPNRELFFDRFSHAIERAKRQNNGIALLFLDLDRFKNVNDSLGHPVGDALLAAVAERLRKLVRGEDTIARLGGDEFTLLLESTSEDAQIANVAQKVIDAICSPFEVGKHTLHIGTSVGISVFPRDGEDATTLVKHADAAMYQAKSAGRNGYKFYAVSMTASTNEQLVMESHLHSAVKNREFVLHYQPQLTADGSVIGVEALIRWQCPGKGLLPPERFLRVAEQSGLIGVIGEWALRTACEQMREWRANGAPTMRLAVNLSSSQITHGNILHLVSSVLRDTGLPAELLELEVAETLVTDNAEDAVAALASLRKLGVRIAIDDFGSGRSSLVSLKRMPADTLKIDRAFVRDIPNDMHDVAIARAILAMAKHLQLDTVAEGVETTAQEAFLKAAGCDIFQGYLFSEPLPAAEIEGIWQQETRSSLTS, from the coding sequence GTGCAGAAACCCTGGCGCTTCCCGTTGGCCCCGTTGAAAGCGGTCATTCCGATCCTGGCGCTGATCGGTGCCGCCCTGCTGATGAGCGGCCTGAGTGAGCGCCGATTGCAGGATGAGGCACGGCGCAACCTGGTGTCACTGCTCGACGTGATCGCGAGCGGCATCGAGACCGAATCGAGGCGCGCGATCGTCGACGCCGATTTCGCCGCTGCGCAACCCGCGCTGGTCGTGGCGCTGCAGGCCCTGCTGAACGAACCGCGTCGCCCCGAGGCCCTGCTGGCGGCGGACAGCCAGACGGCCATACGCCACATCCTCACGCCACTACTGGCCCATGAACTGTATCCGGGCTTCCTGATCATCGCGCCCGACGACATCGTGGTGGCTGCCGACCGCAACGAGCTGGTCGGTGAACCCAGCCCCTTGGTGCGCCAGCGCCGCGTACTGGAAAGCGCCCGTGCGGGCGACTCCCGGGTGTCGCTGCCGCAACCGGCACAGGTCCCGCTGAACCACAGCAGTGGCCGCGGGCAGGCACGTCCGCCCACCGCGTTCGCGGTGGCGCCAGTGCGGGATCCAGCCGGTGCCGTGATCGCCGTCATCGCGCTGCGTCTCGACCTCGAAAACTCGCTGTTCCGGACCCTGAACGCCGGCACCGCCGGGGATTCCGGGGAGAGCTATGTATTCGATCGCAACGGTCTCCTGCTCAGCGAGAGCCGGTTCACGACCGGTCTCTGGGAAAGCGGCCGGCTTCCCCGGGGGGAGGAGAGCTTCGCCAACCTGACACTGAACGATCCCACCACCGGCAACCTGACGCGAATGGCCGCCGCCGCGATAGCGGGCGAACAGGGAATCGACATCGACGGTTACCCCGATTACCGCGGCACCAGGGTGATCGGTGCATGGCGCTGGTTGCCCGACAACGATCTGGGTGTCGCCGTCGAGATCGATGCCGCCGAGGTATTCGGCGGAACGCGTCTGCTGCAGGGCACGCTGTTCGCGATCACGATGTTGGCCGGGTCGCTGATCCTTTTTGTCAGTGGCTTGACCAGTTCGCAGAATCGACGCCTGGAGCACATGGTCGCGGAACGCACCGCGGAAATGGACCGGGGGCACGCCAAGCTGCGCGCGCTTTTTTCGCATGCACCCGACGGCCTGATCAGTGCCGACTCATCGGGCGTCATCACGGCGTTCAGTGTCCGCGCCGCAGCGATGTTCGGCTACTCGGAGTCCCAGGCGATCGGCAAACCGATACAGGCGTTATTCACCGCAGATCTCCCGCAACTTCACGGCAGCGATCGCACCGTGCGGCTCGAGATCGAGGGCCGGCGAAAGGACGGTGCGACCGTTCCGCTCGACCTTTCACTCAACTGGATCAACAGTGACGGTCACGCCATGTACCTCGCGATCGTGCGCGACCTGAGCGAGACCAAACGCCTGCAGGGCATCATGCACGAGGAGATCCGTCGCCGCGAAGAGGCGGATGAGCGTCAACGCCTGTTACTCGAATCGGCCGGTGAAGGGATCTTCTGGCTCGACACCGATCGGCGTATCAGCTTCATCAATCCGGCCGGTGAGGCACTGCTCGGTTACCAACCGGGCGAACTGCTCGGCCGCCGGCTCACGGACCCCGAAGGTGACCACCTGCCGATCTGCGCCGCGGATTGCCCGCTCGCCACCAACGACATCGAGACAAGGCACAGCGGCGAGGCCACTGCGCAACGCGGCGACGGCCTGTTGCTCGAGATGGAGTTCACGCGTACCCCCCTGCAGACCGAGGGAGAGAGCCGCGGCTCGGTCGTGATCTTCAGCGACATTTCGGTGCGCAAACGCGCCGAACAGTCGATGCTCCTGGCCGAAAACGTGTTTCAGCATATCAACGAGGGCGTCGTGGTCGCGGACGAACGGGGTCGCATCCTGCGTGCAAACCGTGCCCAGTGTGCGATGGTCGGTTACAGCGAGAACGAATTGATCGGCCATCGTCGCCCACCCTATCACTCGGGAGAACACCCGCCCGCTTTCTACGAGCAGCTCTGGAACGGACTGCTCAAGAAAGGCGTCTGGGAAGGCGAGATCTGGAACCGGCGCAAGGACGGCGAGCTGTTTCCGACCTGGCAGACCATCATTGCGATCCGCAACGGCGGCCAGCTCCCGGAACAGTTCGTGTCCGTGACCCGCGACATTACCGAACAACGCAGAAGCGAGCAGCGCATCCACCGACTCGCGTATTTCGACAACCTGACCGGCCTGCCCAATCGCGAGCTGTTTTTCGATCGTTTCTCACATGCGATCGAACGCGCCAAGCGGCAAAACAACGGTATCGCCTTGTTGTTTCTCGACCTCGACCGGTTCAAGAACGTCAACGACAGCCTGGGCCACCCGGTCGGCGATGCGCTGCTCGCCGCCGTCGCCGAACGTCTGCGCAAACTGGTTCGCGGCGAGGACACCATCGCCCGCCTCGGTGGAGACGAATTCACGTTGCTGCTCGAGTCGACGTCCGAAGACGCGCAGATCGCCAATGTTGCACAGAAGGTCATCGATGCGATTTGCAGTCCGTTCGAGGTGGGCAAACACACGCTGCACATCGGCACGAGCGTCGGCATCAGCGTATTTCCCAGGGACGGCGAGGATGCGACCACCCTCGTGAAGCACGCGGACGCGGCCATGTACCAGGCCAAGTCCGCAGGCCGCAACGGCTACAAGTTCTATGCTGTGTCGATGACCGCCTCGACCAACGAGCAACTGGTCATGGAGTCGCATCTGCACAGCGCGGTAAAGAACCGCGAGTTCGTGCTGCATTACCAGCCACAGCTCACTGCGGACGGAAGCGTGATCGGGGTCGAGGCACTGATCCGCTGGCAATGTCCCGGCAAGGGCCTGCTGCCGCCGGAACGCTTTCTGCGGGTCGCGGAACAGAGCGGGCTTATCGGCGTGATCGGCGAATGGGCGCTGCGCACGGCATGCGAACAGATGCGCGAATGGCGCGCCAACGGCGCCCCGACGATGCGGCTCGCGGTGAACCTGAGCAGCTCGCAGATCACCCACGGAAACATCCTTCACCTGGTGTCTTCGGTGTTGCGTGACACCGGGCTGCCGGCCGAACTGCTCGAACTGGAAGTCGCGGAGACGCTGGTGACGGACAACGCCGAAGACGCGGTAGCCGCCCTCGCGAGCCTTCGCAAACTCGGCGTGCGCATCGCCATCGACGATTTCGGCAGCGGTCGTTCATCGCTGGTGTCGTTGAAACGCATGCCGGCCGACACGCTGAAGATCGATCGCGCATTCGTGCGCGACATACCCAACGACATGCACGACGTGGCGATCGCCCGGGCGATCCTGGCGATGGCCAAGCATCTGCAACTGGACACCGTCGCGGAGGGTGTCGAAACGACTGCCCAGGAGGCCTTCCTGAAGGCTGCCGGATGCGACATATTCCAGGGATACCTGTTTTCGGAACCCTTGCCGGCCGCAGAGATCGAGGGAATCTGGCAACAAGAGACGCGCAGCTCGCTCACCAGCTGA
- the feoB gene encoding Fe(2+) transporter permease subunit FeoB, whose amino-acid sequence MGPGASRSAPDAPAPLTIAIAGNPNCGKSALFNALTGIRQTTGNWPGVTVERKAGRCRIDGREITVVDLPGIYSFDAASLDEKVTRDYLLTREADLVVNVVDAANLERNLYFTVQLLEMGVPLVVAMNMMDVARRRGIRIDADALARRLGCPVVPIVATTLEGLSELQARMLAVADARQAPGFPLAHDDAVEQALQRLQALLVDTPPANRRWVALKMLEGDEEIDGDGDHAETVAEVGQWVAERIGNDVGLAIADSRYTHAHILARSATDHMHQVRRTFSDYIDRMILGRWTGVPIFLVVMYLMFLFAIDIGGAFIDLFDGIAGALFVDGFGELLTGVGAPDWLRVLLADGAGSGLQVVATFIPIITALYLFLAMLEDSGYMARAAFVMDRSMRAIGLPGKAFVPLIVGFGCNVPAVMATRTLENERERKLTILMNPFMSCGARLPVYALFAAAFFPTSGQNVVFLLYLTGILVAVLTGLAMKKSLLPGASSGFVMELPPYHLPTLRGVMLRAWDRVRLFVKEAGQVIVVMVIVLNLLNSLGTDGSFGNEHTEHSVLSETARLVTPAFAPLGLRDDNWPAVVGIFSGVLAKEVVVGTLDTLYSQTGGTTPADAQPAFDLWQRIREALATVPANLAQVSRTLTDPLGFGAAEQASTRAADDAVFGAMQARFDGQAGAFAYLLFVLLYFPCVATIGAIRRETGGAWAAFVAAWSTAVAYATATTYYQFATYAQHPTQSLLTILAAALSMIGVLLGLRLWARRNGRGVDRLDWSRP is encoded by the coding sequence ATGGGCCCCGGCGCTTCGCGCAGCGCACCCGATGCCCCCGCACCGCTGACCATCGCGATCGCCGGCAATCCGAACTGCGGAAAATCGGCGTTGTTCAATGCGCTGACCGGGATACGGCAGACCACCGGCAACTGGCCGGGGGTGACTGTCGAGCGCAAGGCCGGTCGGTGTCGTATCGACGGCCGCGAGATCACCGTGGTCGACCTGCCTGGCATCTACTCGTTCGACGCCGCATCACTGGACGAGAAGGTCACGCGTGACTATCTGCTCACGCGCGAGGCCGACCTGGTGGTCAATGTGGTCGATGCCGCCAATCTCGAACGCAATCTGTACTTCACCGTCCAGCTGCTCGAGATGGGCGTCCCACTGGTCGTCGCGATGAACATGATGGATGTCGCGCGCAGACGTGGCATTCGTATCGACGCCGATGCGCTCGCCCGGCGCCTGGGTTGTCCCGTGGTGCCGATCGTCGCTACCACGCTCGAGGGACTCAGTGAACTGCAGGCGCGTATGCTTGCCGTGGCCGATGCGCGGCAGGCACCGGGTTTCCCCCTGGCGCACGACGATGCGGTCGAGCAGGCCCTTCAGCGTCTGCAGGCGCTGCTGGTCGACACGCCGCCGGCGAACCGTCGCTGGGTGGCGTTGAAGATGCTCGAGGGCGATGAGGAGATCGATGGCGACGGCGATCATGCCGAGACTGTCGCGGAGGTCGGGCAATGGGTCGCGGAACGCATCGGCAACGACGTCGGCCTGGCCATTGCCGACAGTCGCTATACCCATGCGCACATCCTGGCGCGGTCGGCAACCGATCATATGCACCAGGTGCGGCGTACCTTCAGCGACTACATCGACCGCATGATCCTCGGGCGCTGGACAGGGGTGCCGATATTCCTGGTCGTGATGTACCTGATGTTCCTGTTTGCGATCGATATCGGTGGCGCCTTCATCGATCTGTTCGATGGTATCGCCGGGGCACTTTTCGTCGACGGGTTCGGCGAACTGTTGACCGGGGTCGGCGCTCCGGACTGGCTGCGGGTGCTGCTGGCGGACGGCGCCGGCTCAGGCTTGCAGGTGGTTGCGACCTTCATCCCGATCATCACCGCGTTGTACCTGTTTCTGGCGATGCTGGAAGATTCGGGGTACATGGCGCGCGCCGCGTTCGTGATGGACCGCTCGATGCGTGCGATCGGGCTGCCCGGCAAGGCCTTCGTGCCGCTGATCGTCGGTTTTGGCTGCAATGTCCCGGCGGTGATGGCGACGCGGACGCTGGAAAACGAGCGCGAGCGGAAGCTGACGATCCTGATGAATCCGTTCATGTCGTGTGGCGCGCGGTTGCCGGTATATGCACTTTTTGCCGCGGCGTTCTTTCCGACCTCCGGGCAGAACGTGGTGTTCCTGCTGTACCTCACCGGAATCCTGGTCGCCGTGTTGACCGGGCTGGCAATGAAGAAGTCATTGTTGCCAGGGGCCAGCAGCGGCTTTGTGATGGAATTGCCGCCTTATCACCTGCCGACCTTGCGCGGTGTGATGCTGCGTGCCTGGGACCGTGTCCGCCTGTTCGTCAAAGAGGCGGGCCAGGTGATCGTGGTGATGGTGATCGTGCTCAATCTGTTGAATTCGCTTGGCACCGACGGCTCTTTCGGCAACGAACACACCGAGCATTCGGTACTGAGCGAGACGGCTCGCCTGGTCACGCCGGCATTCGCGCCGTTGGGGCTGCGCGACGACAACTGGCCGGCGGTGGTGGGTATCTTCTCGGGCGTGCTGGCCAAGGAGGTCGTGGTCGGGACGCTGGACACGCTGTACAGCCAAACCGGCGGCACCACCCCCGCCGATGCACAGCCGGCGTTCGACCTGTGGCAGCGTATCCGCGAGGCACTCGCGACGGTGCCGGCGAACCTGGCGCAGGTGTCGCGTACGCTGACCGATCCGCTGGGGTTCGGCGCCGCCGAGCAGGCGTCGACGCGCGCCGCGGACGACGCCGTGTTCGGAGCGATGCAGGCGCGATTCGATGGCCAGGCGGGTGCATTCGCCTACCTGTTGTTCGTGCTGCTGTATTTTCCGTGTGTGGCGACCATCGGTGCGATCCGGCGCGAGACCGGCGGTGCCTGGGCGGCATTCGTCGCTGCCTGGTCCACTGCCGTCGCCTACGCAACGGCGACGACCTACTACCAATTCGCGACCTATGCCCAGCATCCGACGCAGTCGCTGTTGACGATCCTGGCGGCCGCTCTGTCGATGATCGGTGTGTTGCTCGGCCTGCGGCTGTGGGCGAGGCGCAACGGACGTGGTGTCGATCGTCTGGATTGGTCTCGCCCATGA
- a CDS encoding sugar metabolism transcriptional regulator, giving the protein MILERLITYLSQRRVAGAYEISRAIDASPDAVRGMLETLHRRGLVHPVQVPQGCGSSCRKCTQVASDLYAIGPDSAETPDGGGCGRLA; this is encoded by the coding sequence ATGATCCTCGAGCGTTTGATCACCTATCTGTCTCAGCGTCGGGTCGCCGGTGCCTACGAGATCTCGCGCGCGATCGACGCGTCGCCGGATGCGGTGCGTGGGATGCTGGAAACGCTGCATCGACGTGGCCTGGTGCATCCGGTGCAGGTGCCACAGGGTTGTGGAAGCAGCTGCCGGAAGTGCACGCAGGTCGCCAGCGATCTGTATGCGATCGGCCCCGACTCGGCAGAGACACCGGACGGTGGCGGCTGCGGCCGTTTGGCGTGA
- a CDS encoding cation:proton antiporter: MNVLPLAVAFLFGLAARLSNLPPLMGFLAAGFALGALGMRNTPMLQEIADLGVTLLLFTIGLKLHIKDLIAPVVWATASIHMLATITIVTVLVSVLAFAGVPLFTGMSFSAALLIGFALSFSSTVFAVKVFEARGEMGSIHARIAIGLLIVQDIFAVVFIAASAGKLPSIWALLLFGLIPLRPVLLGILERVGHGELLILLGWLTPLAGAGLFELVGVKADLGALALGVLLSGHPKTNELAKSLLSFKDLFLIGFFLSIGLSGEISWGTLAAASLLVILIVPAKTVLYFLLMTRQRMRARSATLAGLGLTNFSEFGLIVGAVGVSHAWIDQAWLSVIALALAISFLIASPLNAVSRQLYARWRHPLHRFQTRARLPGDEMIRAGKAQVVVFGMGRVGTGAYDYLRARWGDVVLGIDINEDYVHRHRSAGRNVTHGDATDADFWARAERTGHVKLALLAFSDHRSNMAVVKLLQEQRFELQLASVAHYPDHEEALRKAGVHAVFNFYASAGESFAEHVAETFQGLIETEEPADARPTAN, encoded by the coding sequence ATGAATGTCCTGCCGCTGGCTGTGGCATTCCTGTTCGGACTCGCGGCGCGACTGAGCAACCTGCCGCCACTGATGGGTTTTCTCGCCGCCGGCTTCGCGCTTGGGGCACTCGGCATGCGCAACACACCGATGTTGCAGGAGATAGCCGACCTCGGCGTTACGCTGCTGTTGTTCACGATCGGCCTGAAACTGCATATCAAAGACCTGATCGCCCCTGTCGTATGGGCGACAGCGAGCATACATATGCTGGCGACGATCACCATCGTCACGGTGCTGGTCAGCGTGTTGGCATTTGCCGGTGTGCCACTGTTTACCGGGATGTCCTTCTCCGCGGCGCTGCTGATCGGGTTTGCGCTGAGCTTTTCCAGTACCGTGTTCGCGGTAAAGGTGTTCGAGGCGCGCGGCGAGATGGGCTCGATCCACGCGCGCATCGCGATCGGGTTGCTGATCGTGCAGGACATCTTCGCCGTGGTTTTCATTGCGGCTTCGGCGGGCAAGCTTCCGAGTATCTGGGCGCTGCTGCTGTTCGGGCTGATCCCGCTGCGCCCCGTACTGCTCGGTATCCTGGAGCGCGTCGGCCACGGCGAGCTGCTCATCCTGCTCGGCTGGCTGACCCCGCTCGCAGGGGCCGGCCTGTTCGAACTGGTCGGCGTCAAGGCGGACCTCGGCGCGCTGGCCCTCGGCGTGTTGCTGTCCGGTCACCCGAAGACCAACGAGCTGGCCAAATCCCTGTTGAGCTTCAAGGATCTGTTCCTGATCGGCTTTTTCCTCTCGATCGGGCTTTCCGGCGAGATCAGCTGGGGCACCCTGGCGGCCGCATCGCTGCTGGTGATACTGATCGTTCCGGCCAAGACAGTGCTGTATTTCCTGTTGATGACGCGCCAACGCATGCGGGCGCGCAGCGCAACGCTGGCGGGACTTGGCCTGACGAACTTCAGCGAGTTCGGATTGATCGTCGGTGCAGTGGGCGTGAGTCATGCGTGGATCGATCAGGCATGGCTTTCGGTGATCGCCCTGGCGCTGGCAATCAGCTTCCTGATCGCCTCGCCGCTCAACGCGGTTTCGCGCCAGCTGTACGCGCGCTGGCGACACCCGCTGCACCGGTTTCAGACCCGCGCACGGCTTCCCGGCGACGAAATGATCCGTGCCGGCAAGGCACAGGTCGTGGTGTTCGGCATGGGCCGGGTCGGCACCGGAGCGTACGACTACCTGCGTGCACGCTGGGGCGATGTGGTGCTCGGCATCGATATCAACGAGGACTATGTGCATCGCCACCGAAGTGCCGGCCGCAACGTCACCCACGGTGATGCGACCGACGCGGATTTCTGGGCGCGCGCCGAGCGCACCGGGCATGTGAAGCTGGCACTGCTGGCGTTTTCCGACCACCGCTCGAACATGGCGGTCGTGAAACTGCTGCAGGAACAGCGTTTCGAACTTCAGCTGGCCTCGGTCGCGCACTACCCGGATCACGAGGAGGCGCTGCGCAAGGCCGGCGTGCACGCCGTGTTCAATTTCTACGCCAGCGCCGGAGAAAGCTTCGCGGAACACGTCGCCGAGACGTTCCAGGGACTGATCGAGACCGAGGAGCCGGCGGATGCCCGACCGACGGCGAACTAA
- a CDS encoding ferrous iron transport protein A — protein MTQTVSVGDLTIGQRMRLVRIDGGRQLQRRLLALGLAIGGEIELVQRRADGVVLARGSNRIALGGGVVRHLFAEVID, from the coding sequence ATGACCCAAACCGTGAGTGTCGGCGATCTGACCATCGGCCAGCGCATGCGCCTGGTCCGGATCGACGGTGGTCGGCAGTTGCAGCGGAGACTGTTGGCGCTCGGCCTGGCGATAGGCGGTGAGATCGAGCTGGTGCAACGCCGCGCTGACGGCGTGGTTCTCGCGCGGGGCAGCAACCGGATCGCGCTGGGCGGTGGCGTGGTTCGGCACCTGTTTGCCGAGGTGATCGACTGA
- a CDS encoding efflux RND transporter periplasmic adaptor subunit, which translates to MADPSESRWRVLWLLPPLAVGILAVVVMAGGRQPPTRTDPVEISHPVRVVSARAIDLVPVADGYGEVQPAKVWAAVAQVAGRIVETHPRLRDGEILPAGTLLFAIDPVDYELKLAQANAELAELAAREEATHASLEIDRRNLNLARRERERISNLSAKGTASRSDVDSAERSVLSAQTAVQNTENTLALIPAQRRLLEAKLAQAERDLANTRVEAPFNLRITELAVEKHQYVTIGQTLFRGDGVDRVEIVAQVAMSSLRNLFAGREDAVPTVGEMQTRLADFTGFAPLVRMDLGGLTAEWQAQFVRFSDLVDPQTRTIGVVIAVDDPLGQAIPGRRPPLSKGMFVQVEIRGRTQVERIVIPRSAIRGGKVYLVDDQQRLRIEPVEILFSQNGLSVIDDGIHDGDRVVVSDPIPAVKGMLLDPVPDAEIQAQLAGANTAPGKP; encoded by the coding sequence ATGGCCGATCCATCCGAGTCCCGTTGGCGTGTCCTGTGGTTGCTGCCGCCGCTGGCGGTTGGGATCCTGGCGGTCGTAGTGATGGCGGGCGGGCGGCAACCGCCGACGCGCACCGATCCCGTTGAGATCAGCCACCCGGTGCGCGTGGTATCAGCCCGCGCGATCGACCTGGTACCCGTCGCCGACGGCTACGGCGAGGTCCAGCCGGCAAAGGTCTGGGCCGCGGTTGCGCAGGTCGCCGGACGCATCGTCGAGACCCATCCGCGGCTGCGCGACGGTGAGATTCTTCCGGCCGGGACTCTGCTGTTCGCGATCGATCCCGTCGACTACGAACTCAAGCTCGCACAGGCGAACGCCGAACTTGCCGAACTCGCTGCGCGCGAGGAAGCCACGCACGCCTCTTTGGAGATCGACCGGCGCAATCTGAACCTGGCGCGACGTGAGCGCGAACGCATCTCCAACCTGTCCGCCAAGGGCACGGCATCGCGCAGCGACGTCGACAGCGCCGAACGCAGCGTGCTCAGCGCGCAGACCGCCGTGCAGAACACGGAGAACACCCTGGCGCTGATCCCCGCGCAACGTCGGTTGCTCGAGGCCAAGCTGGCGCAGGCCGAACGCGATCTCGCGAACACCCGGGTCGAGGCGCCGTTCAATCTGCGGATCACCGAGCTCGCAGTGGAAAAACATCAGTACGTCACCATTGGCCAGACGCTGTTTCGTGGCGACGGCGTCGATCGTGTGGAGATCGTGGCACAGGTCGCGATGTCGTCACTGCGCAACCTGTTTGCCGGCCGCGAGGACGCAGTGCCCACCGTTGGGGAGATGCAGACGCGGCTCGCAGATTTCACCGGCTTCGCCCCCCTGGTTCGCATGGACCTCGGTGGCCTCACTGCGGAATGGCAGGCGCAGTTCGTGCGTTTCAGCGACCTGGTCGACCCGCAGACACGTACGATCGGTGTCGTCATCGCCGTCGACGACCCGCTCGGTCAGGCAATCCCGGGCCGCCGGCCACCCTTGTCCAAAGGGATGTTCGTGCAGGTCGAGATCCGTGGGCGGACCCAGGTCGAACGCATCGTCATACCCCGCAGCGCGATACGCGGCGGTAAGGTGTACCTGGTCGATGATCAGCAACGCCTGCGCATTGAGCCGGTCGAGATCCTGTTCAGCCAGAACGGCCTGAGCGTGATCGACGACGGTATTCACGACGGCGATCGCGTGGTCGTCAGTGATCCGATACCGGCGGTAAAAGGGATGCTGCTCGATCCCGTTCCGGACGCCGAGATCCAGGCCCAGTTGGCCGGCGCCAATACCGCACCGGGGAAACCATGA
- a CDS encoding oxidoreductase, protein MSEQFKALVLNEEDGKTISQIRRLSTDDLPQGDVLLAVEYSSLNYKDGLAITGKGKIVRAWPMVPGIDLAGRVLESASADYAPGDPVVLTGWGVGEKYWGGYSQRQRVQSQWLVPLPQGLDTRSAMVIGTAGFTAMLCVMALEESGVAPGDGSVLVTGASGGVGSVAVALLSKLGYRVAAVSGKPEAADYLRNLGAQEILSREEMSVPPRPLEGQRWDGAIDTVGGVMLARVLAETRYNGCVAACGLAGGADLPTTVMPFILRNVTLRGVDSVQCPGPRRRTAWERLARDLPHGALDAMTRVAGLDALPGLAEQITEGAIRGRVLIDLNA, encoded by the coding sequence ATGTCAGAACAATTCAAGGCCCTTGTTTTGAACGAGGAAGACGGCAAGACGATCAGCCAGATCCGACGGCTCTCGACCGACGACCTGCCGCAAGGCGATGTGTTGCTGGCGGTCGAATATTCCAGCCTGAACTACAAGGACGGGTTGGCGATCACCGGCAAAGGCAAGATCGTCCGCGCATGGCCGATGGTCCCCGGCATCGACCTGGCCGGACGCGTCCTGGAATCCGCCAGCGCCGACTACGCGCCCGGCGATCCGGTGGTGCTGACCGGCTGGGGTGTCGGCGAAAAATACTGGGGCGGCTACAGCCAGCGTCAGCGCGTCCAGTCGCAATGGCTGGTACCGTTGCCGCAAGGACTCGATACGCGGTCTGCGATGGTCATCGGCACGGCCGGCTTCACCGCGATGCTGTGTGTGATGGCGCTGGAGGAGTCCGGGGTCGCGCCCGGCGATGGCAGCGTGCTGGTAACCGGGGCATCGGGCGGCGTGGGCAGCGTCGCGGTCGCGCTGCTGTCAAAGCTCGGTTATCGCGTCGCCGCGGTCAGCGGCAAACCGGAGGCGGCCGACTATCTGCGCAACCTCGGCGCACAGGAGATCCTGTCGCGCGAAGAGATGAGTGTCCCGCCACGACCGCTGGAAGGCCAAAGATGGGACGGCGCCATCGATACCGTGGGCGGCGTCATGCTGGCGCGGGTACTGGCGGAGACGCGTTACAACGGCTGCGTGGCGGCCTGCGGCCTGGCCGGGGGCGCCGACCTGCCGACCACGGTGATGCCGTTCATACTGCGCAACGTGACCTTGCGGGGTGTCGATTCAGTGCAATGTCCGGGCCCGCGTCGGCGCACAGCCTGGGAGCGCCTGGCGCGAGACCTCCCGCATGGGGCCCTGGATGCGATGACCCGGGTCGCGGGTCTCGATGCATTGCCGGGGCTTGCGGAACAGATCACCGAAGGCGCGATCCGCGGGCGCGTGCTGATCGACCTCAATGCCTGA